The Obesumbacterium proteus DNA window GGAATCGGGCGATAATAACACTACTTTCCATCTATTGCGTATGTTTTGCCTCGATTTGTCGCCATCCTCTCAGCAAAATTGCGTTTAAGCCGGCAATGAATTGTTCAACGGCAAGCGCAAATTGACGATGCCGTCTTCAATTTGAAGATCGACTTGAAACCCCAGTTTTTTAGCGAGTCCAATCATTCCCTGATTGTTTGGCATCGTGATACCTACCAGCCTTTCAAGCCCATGCTGAGTTGAATAAGCGATCAACTTACCCAACAGCGTCTTTCCAAGCCCTAAACCGTTACTGTCTGAGCGAACCAATACGGCAAATTCACCTTCAAGATTGTCGGGATCGGATAGCGCACGCGTTACGCCAATGATGGCATCTTTGCCTTGCTCCTGAATAACGGCCACGAAAGCCATTTCGCGGTCATAATCGATTTGAGTCATCTTAGCGAGGTCTTCATGCGTAAATTCATTGATCTCGCTGAAGTAACGATAGTACAAATCTTCTTTGGTTACTTTCTGAATGAACTGCTGCAGCAAAGGTTCATCTTCAGGGAGGATGGGGCGCAGCAAGCAAGTCACCCCATTTCGCAATATCACTTGTTCTTCAAGGTGCTGAGGATATGGGCGTATGGCGAGCCTATTTTCGGCTAAACCAGAGAACGGAGTGAGCTGGAGTGATACGTCTAACAGCGTGAAATCTTCAGCCGAGGCTAGAACCGGATGGATATCTAACCGACTTATCTCTGGGCAGTCGACAATGAGATCGGAAACCTGCACCAGCAACTGACTAAGCCCGTCAATATTAAGTGGCTGCAAAGGACTTCGGCTACGGATTTTGCCGCCTTTGATCGCCTGCATAATCAGATATCGCGCCAAGGTCATATTCAGCGGAGGTAAAGCAACGGCAGCGTCGTGGTCTGGATTCCAAGCCCCTCCGCCTTCGCCCAGCATAATTAATGGCCCAAATACGGGGTCTTGTTCGACTAGCACTCGTAGTTCTTGAGCACCCGCTCGGTTAGCCATGCTTTGAACTAACAGGCCGTGAATGCGCGCCTGAGGAAAAGAGTGCTTCACGCGATCAATGATGGCATTTGCCGCTTGTTCTACTTCGGCGGCGTTGCGTAGGTAGAGCATAACTCCCTGCACATCCGACTTATGTGGAATATCAGGAGAGCGAAGCTTTAATGCAACCGGATAGCCAACCTGTTCGGCGATATGCACGGCCTCTGTGCTGTCGTTGGCAATCCATGTTGGCAATGTTTGTAAGCCGTAGCTGGATAGAATCGATCTGACTTCGTGCGTATCAAGGTGGTAGATCTCTTCTTTAAGTGCTTGCTGAATAAGGTCGTGAGCCTGAGTGGTGTTTGCGGTGAGATCGGTTGGTAAAGCCGGTGTTTCCATTAATTGGCGCTGATTGCGACGATATTCAACCATATGCATAAAGGCAGTAACCGCGCCTTCAGGCGTTCTGTAAGTCGGAATACCCGCTTCGCTAAATAACCTGCGTGCTTCTTGCGATGAATATTCGCCGCTCCAGTTAGTGAGCACAGAAATACGTTTGCCACGCGGATGCTGTTTTAGCGTTTGAATCACTATTTCGGCCGTTGTGGTCGCTGGTGCCGCTGCGCTCGGTGCATGGATAATCAAAACCGCATCATAGCTGTGGCTATCAAGTAACGTGTTGATGGCGGATTGATAGCGGGCTGGCGTCGCATCATCGCGAAGATCGATTGGATTCTGGAGATACACATCATCCGGCATCTTACTGCGTAACGCGGTGAGAGTGTCTTCATCTAAGGTTGCGAGCTTTCCATTACGCCGCAGGAGTTCATCCACCGACATGGCCGCAGGTGCCGCCCCATTGCTGACGATCAGGATTTTCTCTCCACGCAGTGGATGCATATGGCTGAGCGTTTCTACCGCAGAGAAAAGTTCATGCGTATCTTGCACACGCAATAGGCCTGCGCGTTGGATCGCGGCGTCATAGGCAACATCTAGCCCTTGTACGCTGTTGAGCAGCTGCTGAGCCCGCGGGCTGCGACCACTCTTGATAACCAGTATAGGTTTGTTTCGCGATGCGCTGCGTGCCGCTGACAGAAAACGTCGCGCATCATGCAGATGTTCTAAGTAAATCAAGATTGCGCTGGTCTTGCTGTCTCGAGCGAGAAAATCTAAAAGATCGTCCACGTCGATATCCAAGCTGTCCCCCAATGCGATAAAGAGGGAAAAGCCTATTTCTCGCTGTTGAGCCCAATCTAAAATCGTGTTTGAAACGGCTGCTGATTGAGAAATAAAGGCTAGTTTGCCGGGAATAATCGGCACCGGAGAAAAACTGGCGTTTATTTTTTGCCATGGGGCTAAAAGACCCAAGCTATTTGGCCCTAATAAACGCACGTTATGCTGCTGGGCACAGGCTTTTAACTCGGCAGATTGGGCGTTTGGCGACGAGAGCACAATGGCTGCTCGGCATCCTTTATCACCTAATGAGGCGATTATCTCTAGGTTGCGCTGCGCGTTGACGCACAGGATAGCCAAGTCTGGGGCAAAAGGCAGGGATTCGATATCAGCATAGGCCAGTACGCCGCATACGGCCTGATAACGAGGAGTCACGGGCATAATCGGCCCAGAAAATCCTACTTTAAGCAGGTTCTGCATCATTAGGTGGCCGTTACGCCCAACTTTATTCGATGCACCAATTACGGCGATAGACTTCGGACGTAACAACGATTCCAGACTGCGCTGACTCATAGCTAAAACTCCTTGCCGAAGCAGATAGCCTGAGTCTAATGCCCCTAGATATTTTCTGCAGTGACCTCTTCACGGTGATGAGGCTTGCCTAGCAAATATTGACGACGAA harbors:
- a CDS encoding bifunctional acetate--CoA ligase family protein/GNAT family N-acetyltransferase; amino-acid sequence: MSQRSLESLLRPKSIAVIGASNKVGRNGHLMMQNLLKVGFSGPIMPVTPRYQAVCGVLAYADIESLPFAPDLAILCVNAQRNLEIIASLGDKGCRAAIVLSSPNAQSAELKACAQQHNVRLLGPNSLGLLAPWQKINASFSPVPIIPGKLAFISQSAAVSNTILDWAQQREIGFSLFIALGDSLDIDVDDLLDFLARDSKTSAILIYLEHLHDARRFLSAARSASRNKPILVIKSGRSPRAQQLLNSVQGLDVAYDAAIQRAGLLRVQDTHELFSAVETLSHMHPLRGEKILIVSNGAAPAAMSVDELLRRNGKLATLDEDTLTALRSKMPDDVYLQNPIDLRDDATPARYQSAINTLLDSHSYDAVLIIHAPSAAAPATTTAEIVIQTLKQHPRGKRISVLTNWSGEYSSQEARRLFSEAGIPTYRTPEGAVTAFMHMVEYRRNQRQLMETPALPTDLTANTTQAHDLIQQALKEEIYHLDTHEVRSILSSYGLQTLPTWIANDSTEAVHIAEQVGYPVALKLRSPDIPHKSDVQGVMLYLRNAAEVEQAANAIIDRVKHSFPQARIHGLLVQSMANRAGAQELRVLVEQDPVFGPLIMLGEGGGAWNPDHDAAVALPPLNMTLARYLIMQAIKGGKIRSRSPLQPLNIDGLSQLLVQVSDLIVDCPEISRLDIHPVLASAEDFTLLDVSLQLTPFSGLAENRLAIRPYPQHLEEQVILRNGVTCLLRPILPEDEPLLQQFIQKVTKEDLYYRYFSEINEFTHEDLAKMTQIDYDREMAFVAVIQEQGKDAIIGVTRALSDPDNLEGEFAVLVRSDSNGLGLGKTLLGKLIAYSTQHGLERLVGITMPNNQGMIGLAKKLGFQVDLQIEDGIVNLRLPLNNSLPA